Proteins encoded together in one Candidatus Deferrimicrobium sp. window:
- the rpmC gene encoding 50S ribosomal protein L29, translated as MKTKDLRDLGAEELRQKERELRDEIFRLKMKRAASALENKMQIRNRRRDLARVVTFLHAKAEGKAN; from the coding sequence ATGAAGACAAAGGATTTGCGGGATCTTGGAGCGGAGGAACTCCGCCAGAAGGAGCGTGAACTGCGCGACGAGATCTTCCGCCTGAAGATGAAGCGCGCCGCGTCCGCTCTCGAGAACAAGATGCAGATCCGCAACCGGCGCAGGGACCTGGCACGCGTGGTGACGTTCCTCCACGCGAAGGCGGAAGGGAAGGCGAACTGA
- the rplP gene encoding 50S ribosomal protein L16 — translation MLAPKRVKFRKQMKGRRRGKSQSGNTLNFGDFGVKAADAAWITSRQIEAARIAMTRFIKRGGKIWIRIFPDKPITKKAAETRMGKGKGAPEEWVAVVRPGRILYEIEGVDEATAREAFRLAAHKLPIQTTFLSREA, via the coding sequence ATGCTCGCCCCCAAAAGGGTCAAGTTCCGCAAGCAGATGAAAGGCCGGCGTCGGGGAAAGTCGCAGTCCGGGAACACGCTCAACTTCGGCGATTTCGGCGTAAAGGCCGCGGATGCCGCGTGGATCACCTCCCGGCAGATCGAGGCGGCGCGCATCGCGATGACGCGCTTCATCAAGCGCGGCGGGAAGATCTGGATCCGGATCTTTCCCGATAAGCCGATCACGAAGAAGGCGGCGGAAACCCGAATGGGGAAGGGCAAGGGCGCACCCGAGGAGTGGGTCGCCGTGGTCCGCCCCGGGCGGATTCTCTACGAGATCGAGGGCGTTGACGAGGCCACGGCGCGAGAGGCGTTTCGCCTGGCGGCCCACAAGCTCCCGATCCAAACGACATTCCTGTCCAGAGAGGCATAG
- the rpsC gene encoding 30S ribosomal protein S3: MGQKTHPYGFRLVSIRTWRSRWYSEKDYASQLQEDLRIRGFVKSRLNHAGVSSVEIERRSNRVTVFIATARPGIVIGKKGAEIENLKKEIQKLTPKEVSINIVEIRRPETDGQLTAENVAMQLERRVAFRRAMKKTVLSSMKLGAKGIKIQVSGRLGGAEMSRTEWYREGRVPLHTLRADIDYGFSEARTTYGIIGVKVWIYKGEVLPKAPSSPATNE, translated from the coding sequence TTGGGACAGAAGACACACCCTTACGGATTTCGGCTGGTGTCCATCCGGACTTGGCGCTCGCGATGGTACTCCGAAAAGGATTACGCGTCGCAACTGCAGGAGGACCTTCGCATCCGCGGCTTCGTCAAAAGCCGCCTGAACCACGCGGGAGTCTCCTCGGTCGAGATCGAGCGGCGCAGCAACCGCGTCACCGTTTTCATCGCCACGGCCCGTCCGGGAATCGTGATCGGCAAGAAGGGCGCCGAGATCGAAAACCTGAAGAAGGAGATCCAGAAGCTCACGCCGAAGGAAGTGTCGATCAACATCGTCGAGATCCGCCGACCGGAGACGGACGGGCAGCTGACCGCGGAAAACGTCGCGATGCAGTTGGAGCGGCGGGTCGCTTTCCGCCGCGCCATGAAGAAGACCGTCCTTTCCTCGATGAAGCTGGGCGCCAAGGGGATCAAGATACAGGTATCCGGCCGCCTCGGCGGCGCCGAGATGTCACGGACCGAATGGTACCGGGAAGGGCGAGTGCCTCTCCACACCTTGAGGGCCGATATCGACTACGGTTTCTCGGAGGCCCGCACGACGTACGGGATCATCGGTGTGAAGGTCTGGATCTACAAGGGCGAGGTGCTGCCGAAGGCACCCTCTTCCCCCGCCACCAACGAATAG
- the rplV gene encoding 50S ribosomal protein L22, producing MEATATAKFMRVSPRKARLVVDLIRGKKISEARTILALANKASAATVKKVLDSAIANAGQTGVIDVGTLYVKSACVNQGASQKRFRPAPMGRAHKYKRRTSHITIVVDEA from the coding sequence ATGGAAGCAACCGCGACGGCGAAGTTCATGCGCGTCTCCCCGAGGAAGGCGCGCCTCGTGGTGGACCTGATCCGGGGGAAGAAGATCTCCGAGGCACGGACGATCCTTGCCCTCGCGAACAAGGCCTCCGCCGCGACCGTGAAAAAAGTCCTCGATTCGGCGATCGCCAACGCCGGGCAGACCGGCGTGATCGACGTCGGGACGCTCTACGTGAAGAGCGCGTGCGTGAACCAGGGGGCCTCGCAGAAGCGGTTTCGTCCGGCCCCGATGGGAAGGGCGCACAAGTACAAGCGGCGGACGAGTCACATAACGATCGTCGTGGACGAGGCGTAG
- the rpsS gene encoding 30S ribosomal protein S19 gives MGRSIKKGPYVEEGLARKLNKAVETGDKKIIKTWSRRSTITPAMVGYTFAVHNGRKFMPVFVTENMVGHKLGEFSPTRTFHGHSGDRKAKVKK, from the coding sequence GTGGGGCGATCCATCAAGAAGGGACCGTACGTGGAGGAAGGCCTTGCACGGAAGCTCAACAAGGCCGTCGAAACCGGCGACAAGAAGATCATCAAGACCTGGTCCCGGCGCTCGACCATCACTCCCGCAATGGTGGGATACACGTTCGCCGTGCACAACGGACGGAAATTCATGCCCGTCTTCGTCACGGAAAACATGGTGGGCCACAAGTTAGGCGAGTTCTCGCCCACGCGGACGTTCCACGGCCACTCGGGAGACCGCAAGGCCAAGGTGAAGAAGTAA
- the rplB gene encoding 50S ribosomal protein L2 gives MGIRNYKPTSPGRRGMTVLITDDLTKKKPERALTESLSGSGGRNNLGEITVWHRGGGHKRKYRIVDFKRDKKDVPATVAAIEYDPNRSARLALLNYADGEKRYILCPIGISVGDTVLSGASADIKPGNALPIRNIPVGTLVHNIELKVGKGGQIARSAGSVAQILAKEGAYAHLRLASGEVRLVFIECMATIGQVGNVDHEKVSIGKAGRNRWKGVRPTVRGVVMNPVDHPHGGGEGRSSGGRHPCTPWGKPTKGYKTRKNPSTDKYIVKRRGK, from the coding sequence ATGGGCATCCGGAACTACAAGCCGACCTCCCCCGGGCGAAGGGGCATGACCGTCCTCATCACGGACGATCTGACGAAGAAGAAGCCCGAACGCGCGCTGACGGAAAGCCTTTCGGGAAGCGGCGGCAGAAACAACCTCGGCGAGATCACGGTGTGGCACCGCGGCGGTGGCCACAAGCGCAAGTACCGGATCGTCGACTTCAAGAGGGACAAGAAGGACGTCCCGGCGACCGTCGCGGCGATCGAATACGACCCGAACCGGTCCGCGCGCCTTGCGCTGCTGAACTACGCGGACGGGGAGAAGCGGTACATCCTCTGTCCGATCGGGATTTCCGTCGGCGACACGGTTCTTTCCGGCGCAAGCGCCGATATCAAACCCGGGAACGCACTCCCGATCCGGAACATCCCGGTCGGTACGCTCGTGCACAACATCGAGCTCAAGGTAGGGAAGGGCGGACAGATCGCCCGTTCCGCCGGGTCGGTTGCCCAGATCCTGGCCAAGGAGGGGGCGTACGCGCACCTTCGACTCGCCTCCGGCGAAGTCCGTCTTGTATTCATCGAGTGCATGGCGACGATCGGGCAGGTTGGAAACGTGGACCATGAAAAGGTGTCGATCGGCAAGGCGGGCCGCAATCGCTGGAAGGGCGTCCGCCCGACGGTCCGGGGCGTCGTCATGAACCCCGTCGACCACCCGCACGGCGGCGGCGAGGGTCGATCCTCCGGAGGCCGGCATCCCTGCACCCCCTGGGGGAAGCCGACGAAGGGGTACAAGACGCGGAAGAACCCGTCGACCGACAAGTACATCGTCAAGCGGCGCGGAAAATAA
- the rplW gene encoding 50S ribosomal protein L23, with protein MNLSDVIKRPLITEKATSLKAMSNAVLFAVDKHANKKEVREAVEKMFKVKVDDVRTMNVAGKVKRRGRTVGLRPGWKKAVVVLKAGDKIEFFEGV; from the coding sequence ATGAATCTATCCGACGTCATCAAGCGGCCGTTGATCACCGAAAAGGCGACCTCGCTGAAGGCGATGTCCAACGCGGTCCTGTTCGCCGTCGACAAACACGCCAACAAGAAGGAAGTACGCGAGGCCGTGGAGAAGATGTTCAAGGTGAAGGTCGACGACGTCCGCACGATGAACGTCGCCGGCAAGGTGAAGCGCCGTGGCCGTACGGTGGGGCTTCGTCCCGGCTGGAAGAAGGCGGTGGTCGTACTGAAGGCGGGCGACAAGATCGAGTTCTTCGAAGGGGTCTGA